The following proteins are co-located in the Frigidibacter mobilis genome:
- a CDS encoding NAD(P)/FAD-dependent oxidoreductase codes for MTPFPIRADSPVTHAAPLPEACDVAVIGGGVIGVMTALFLARQGQKVVLLDKGRIAGEQSSRNWGWIRQQGRDPAELPMMIEARRIWMDLAAELGPGLGYRQAGVMYLAGSEAQAATYEGWLPHAAAHGIDTRMLSRAEMQAMVPNSAGWTAALWTASDAQAEPWAAVPLLAKLAAEAGVALREACAVRALDMAAGRVVGVVTEAGRIACDRVVLAGGAWSGLFARAHGVHLPQLSVRSTVAATQVLPEVFAGAASDKSFAFRRRADGRYTLAPGSFHEFFIGPDAFRHLRPFIPQIRADISGTRFLPMAPRGYPDAWTTPRRWDAGRPGPFEALRVLDPAPNARRVEEIRARFAAAFPGLGEVKIDCAWAGMIDTMPDVVPVIDHAAAVPGLTIATGMSGHGFGIGPGVGRVVADLVQGRAPGHDLTRFRLSRFADGSPITIGPSL; via the coding sequence ATGACGCCCTTTCCGATCCGGGCGGACAGCCCTGTGACCCATGCCGCGCCCCTGCCCGAGGCCTGCGATGTGGCGGTGATCGGCGGCGGGGTCATCGGGGTGATGACCGCGCTGTTCCTCGCCCGCCAGGGGCAGAAGGTGGTGCTGCTCGACAAGGGCCGCATCGCGGGCGAGCAATCCAGCCGCAACTGGGGCTGGATCCGCCAGCAGGGCCGCGATCCCGCCGAACTGCCGATGATGATCGAGGCGCGGCGGATCTGGATGGATCTGGCGGCCGAGCTTGGCCCGGGGCTTGGCTACCGGCAGGCGGGGGTGATGTATCTGGCGGGGTCGGAGGCGCAGGCCGCGACATACGAGGGCTGGCTGCCCCATGCCGCCGCGCACGGGATCGACACGCGGATGCTGAGCCGCGCGGAAATGCAGGCGATGGTGCCCAATTCCGCGGGCTGGACCGCCGCCCTGTGGACAGCCTCGGACGCGCAGGCCGAGCCCTGGGCCGCAGTGCCGCTGCTGGCGAAGCTGGCCGCGGAGGCGGGCGTGGCCCTCCGCGAGGCCTGCGCCGTGCGGGCGCTGGACATGGCCGCGGGCCGGGTGGTGGGGGTTGTCACCGAAGCCGGGCGCATCGCCTGTGACCGAGTGGTGCTGGCGGGGGGCGCGTGGTCGGGCCTGTTCGCGCGGGCGCATGGGGTGCATCTGCCGCAACTCTCCGTCCGCTCCACCGTTGCCGCAACACAGGTGCTGCCCGAGGTCTTTGCCGGCGCCGCCTCGGACAAGAGCTTCGCCTTCCGCCGCCGCGCCGATGGTCGCTACACCCTCGCGCCCGGGTCGTTCCACGAGTTCTTCATCGGCCCCGATGCCTTCCGCCACCTGCGCCCCTTCATCCCGCAGATCCGCGCCGACATTTCCGGCACCCGCTTCCTGCCGATGGCGCCCAGGGGCTACCCCGATGCCTGGACCACGCCGCGCAGATGGGATGCCGGCCGCCCCGGCCCGTTCGAGGCGCTGCGTGTGCTGGACCCGGCGCCCAATGCCCGCAGGGTCGAGGAGATCCGGGCCAGGTTCGCCGCCGCCTTCCCAGGCCTCGGTGAGGTGAAGATCGACTGTGCCTGGGCCGGGATGATCGACACCATGCCCGATGTGGTGCCGGTGATCGACCACGCCGCCGCCGTGCCGGGCCTGACCATCGCCACCGGGATGAGCGGGCATGGCTTCGGCATCGGCCCCGGCGTCGGCCGTGTCGTGGCCGATCTGGTGCAGGGGCGCGCGCCGGGCCACGACCTGACCCGCTTCCGCCTGAGCCGCTTTGCCGATGGCTCGCCCATCACCATCGGCCCCTCTCTCTGA
- the argE gene encoding acetylornithine deacetylase: MPPLNLSPREILAKLVSFPTVSRDSNLPLIDWVEAYLASHGVSSKRVPNEDGSKASLYAVIGPVVPGGVVLSGHTDVVPVDGQDWSSDPWVLEERGGRLYGRGAVDMKGFDALALAAVPLALKTGIKRPLMIALSYDEELGCEGCRGMVEEMAATLPAPEAVIVGEPSMMKVVTGHKGGTAFKVHLKGYEVHSSIMHTGVNAIMEAAKLISWANEKNAENRQRVPSAVGAAFVPPWTTVHVGTISGGTAHNITAGDCHMGLDFRVVPGEDLDDWVAAAEAKVAELRAEMQAVRPEADIVLDRYFTVPPLVPEPGGAAEALMRRLTGDNASHVVSYGTEAGHFQRNGWSAAVCGPGDIDQAHKPDEFIEVAQFEAGWAFMQRVVGQLSE, from the coding sequence ATGCCCCCCCTGAATTTGTCGCCGCGAGAGATCCTCGCAAAGCTGGTGTCGTTCCCGACGGTCAGCCGCGACAGCAACCTGCCGCTGATCGACTGGGTCGAGGCGTATCTGGCCAGCCACGGTGTCAGCAGCAAGCGCGTGCCGAACGAGGATGGCAGCAAGGCCAGCCTTTATGCGGTGATCGGCCCCGTGGTGCCGGGCGGCGTGGTGCTGTCGGGCCATACCGATGTGGTGCCGGTGGACGGGCAGGATTGGTCGAGCGACCCCTGGGTTCTGGAGGAACGCGGCGGGCGGCTTTACGGTCGCGGCGCGGTGGACATGAAGGGCTTTGACGCGCTGGCGCTGGCGGCGGTGCCGCTGGCGCTGAAGACCGGGATCAAGCGGCCGCTGATGATCGCGCTGAGCTATGACGAGGAGCTTGGCTGCGAGGGCTGCCGCGGCATGGTCGAGGAGATGGCGGCCACATTGCCCGCGCCCGAGGCGGTGATCGTGGGCGAGCCCTCGATGATGAAGGTGGTGACGGGCCACAAGGGCGGCACCGCGTTCAAGGTGCATCTGAAGGGGTACGAGGTGCATTCCTCGATCATGCATACCGGCGTCAATGCGATCATGGAGGCGGCGAAGCTGATCTCCTGGGCGAATGAGAAGAATGCCGAGAATCGCCAGCGCGTGCCCAGTGCAGTGGGTGCGGCCTTCGTGCCGCCCTGGACGACGGTGCATGTCGGCACCATCTCGGGCGGCACCGCGCATAACATCACTGCCGGGGATTGCCACATGGGCCTCGATTTCCGCGTGGTGCCCGGCGAGGACCTGGACGACTGGGTTGCCGCCGCCGAGGCGAAGGTGGCCGAGCTGCGGGCCGAAATGCAGGCGGTGCGGCCCGAGGCGGATATCGTGCTCGACCGCTATTTCACCGTGCCGCCGCTGGTGCCCGAACCCGGCGGCGCGGCCGAGGCGCTGATGCGGCGGCTGACCGGCGACAATGCCAGCCATGTCGTCAGCTATGGCACCGAGGCCGGGCATTTCCAGCGCAACGGCTGGTCGGCGGCGGTCTGCGGGCCGGGGGATATCGATCAGGCCCACAAGCCCGACGAGTTCATCGAGGTGGCGCAATTCGAGGCCGGGTGGGCCTTCATGCAGCGCGTGGTGGGGCAGCTTTCCGAATGA